The Montipora foliosa isolate CH-2021 chromosome 1, ASM3666993v2, whole genome shotgun sequence genome has a window encoding:
- the LOC137973523 gene encoding uncharacterized protein encodes MQSLVEKFARAASEFSLQINIKKTGCLHQPPKFQSSTSLPEEISIGTEPLVKCKTIKYLESTVSENARLEDELSLRMRRASAVFGNLRERLWNNRHVSIRVKCKVYRAIVLATLLYGAETWTVYRV; translated from the coding sequence ATGCAATCTTTAGTGGAGAAATTCGCAAGAGCAGCTAGTGAATTCAGCCTCCAAATCAACATCAAGAAGACAGGGTGCCTTCATCAACCACCAAAGTTCCAATCATCAACATCACTACCAGAAGAGATCAGCATTGGTACAGAGCCACTAGTCAAGTGCAAGACTATCAAGTACTTGGAGAGTACTGTATCAGAGAATGCCAGGCTGGAGGATGAACTATCTCTCAGAATGAGAAGAGCGAGTGCTGTGTTTGGAAACTTGAGGGAGAGACTGTGGAACAATCGACATGTGTCTATCCGTGTGAAATGCAAAGTGTACAGAGCGATAGTACTGGCTACTCTATTGTATGGTGCTGAAACTTGGACTGTCTACAGAGTGTAG